From a single Paenibacillus sp. FSL W8-0426 genomic region:
- a CDS encoding FMN-dependent NADH-azoreductase: MSNILFIKANDRPADQAVSVKLYDAFLSAYKETHPGDTVTELDLYSANFPYYGNDVLAGGFKAANGIEATEAEKKAAALAAELQDQFLAADKVVFAFPLWNFTVPAPLVNYISYLSQAGKMFKYTAEGPVGLVGDKKVAILNARGGVYSVEPMASAEMSVKYVTNVLNFWGIKHPEVVIVEGHNASPDRAEEIVGAGVKLAAETAAKF; the protein is encoded by the coding sequence ATGTCTAATATTCTTTTTATCAAAGCCAATGACCGTCCTGCAGATCAGGCAGTCAGCGTTAAATTGTACGATGCATTCTTGAGCGCATACAAAGAAACACATCCAGGTGACACCGTTACCGAGCTGGACTTGTACAGCGCGAATTTCCCATACTACGGCAATGATGTTCTCGCTGGCGGCTTCAAAGCGGCTAACGGCATCGAAGCTACGGAAGCTGAGAAAAAAGCGGCTGCACTGGCAGCTGAACTGCAAGATCAATTCCTGGCTGCAGACAAAGTTGTGTTTGCATTCCCGCTCTGGAACTTCACTGTTCCTGCACCGCTGGTAAACTACATCTCTTACCTGAGCCAAGCCGGCAAAATGTTTAAATATACAGCTGAAGGTCCGGTAGGTCTGGTTGGCGACAAAAAAGTAGCGATCCTGAACGCTCGTGGCGGCGTGTATTCCGTTGAGCCTATGGCTTCTGCTGAAATGTCCGTTAAATACGTAACCAACGTATTGAACTTCTGGGGCATCAAACACCCTGAAGTTGTGATCGTTGAAGGACACAATGCATCCCCTGACCGTGCAGAAGAAATCGTGGGTGCTGGCGTGAAACTGGCTGCTGAAACTGCAGCAAAATTCTAA
- a CDS encoding PrkA family serine protein kinase, whose protein sequence is MNIFERVAEHRAENDRLSWNGTFEDYIELLKKDPTPAMTAHARVYQMIESYGVEEVDGHKRYKFFEQEIFGLDRSIEKLVEEYFHSAARRLDVRKRILLLMGPVSGGKSTLVTLLKRGLEQFSRTEKGAVYAIEGCPMHEEPLHLIPLELRAEVEKEIGVRIEGNLCPSCQMRLRTEYDNDISKVRVERVLISEDNRVGIGTFSPSDPKSQDIADLTGSIDFSTITEYGSESDPRAYRFDGELNKANRGLMEFQEMLKCDEKFLWNLLSLTQEGNFKAGRFALISADEMIVAHTNESEYKSFIANKKNEALQSRMIVMPIPYNLKVSEEEKIYAKLIQQSDMKHVHIAPHALRTAAIFSILTRLKETKKQGMDLVKKMRMYDGEEVEGYKEADLREMQSEYLDEGMSGIDPRYVINRISSALIKQNLQCINALDILRAIKDGLDQHASITKEERERYLNYIALARKEYDELAKKEVQKAFVYSFEESAKTLFENYLDNIEAFCNWTKIRDPLTDEELDPDERLMRSIEEQIGISENAKKAFREEILIRISAYSRKKRKFEYNSHDRLREAIEKKLFADLKDIVKITTSTKTPDATQLKRMNEVISRLIDEHGYTAASANDLLRYVGSLLNR, encoded by the coding sequence ATGAATATTTTTGAACGCGTTGCGGAGCATCGGGCAGAGAATGACCGTCTGTCATGGAACGGAACATTCGAAGACTACATCGAACTGCTAAAAAAAGACCCAACCCCGGCAATGACGGCTCACGCCCGAGTATATCAAATGATCGAATCGTATGGCGTGGAAGAGGTGGATGGACATAAACGATACAAATTTTTCGAACAGGAAATTTTCGGATTGGACCGTTCCATCGAAAAGCTGGTGGAAGAATACTTCCATTCTGCCGCACGCAGACTGGATGTACGCAAACGCATCCTGTTGCTGATGGGACCGGTAAGCGGTGGTAAATCCACGCTGGTTACGCTGCTGAAACGGGGATTGGAACAGTTTTCGCGGACGGAGAAAGGGGCGGTGTATGCCATAGAAGGCTGCCCGATGCATGAAGAGCCGCTGCATCTAATCCCGCTTGAGCTCCGGGCAGAGGTGGAAAAAGAGATCGGCGTGCGCATCGAGGGCAATCTGTGCCCCTCCTGCCAAATGCGTCTTCGTACCGAATATGACAATGACATCAGTAAAGTGCGGGTAGAACGGGTGCTTATTTCCGAAGATAACCGCGTGGGAATCGGAACGTTCAGCCCATCCGATCCGAAATCGCAGGACATTGCGGATCTGACGGGAAGCATCGACTTCTCCACCATTACTGAATATGGTTCGGAGTCGGATCCGCGGGCGTACCGGTTCGATGGGGAGTTGAACAAAGCAAATCGTGGTTTGATGGAGTTTCAGGAAATGCTGAAATGCGACGAAAAATTTCTATGGAACTTGCTTTCCCTGACCCAGGAGGGCAATTTCAAGGCAGGGCGCTTTGCCTTGATCAGCGCGGACGAGATGATTGTGGCGCATACGAACGAATCCGAATACAAATCGTTCATTGCCAACAAAAAAAATGAAGCCCTGCAATCCAGGATGATCGTGATGCCGATTCCATATAACCTGAAGGTTTCGGAGGAAGAAAAGATTTATGCCAAGCTCATTCAGCAAAGCGACATGAAGCATGTCCATATCGCGCCGCATGCCTTGCGGACCGCGGCCATTTTTTCCATACTTACCCGTTTGAAGGAAACGAAAAAGCAAGGCATGGACTTGGTCAAAAAAATGCGCATGTACGACGGCGAAGAGGTGGAAGGCTACAAAGAGGCCGACCTGCGCGAGATGCAAAGCGAATATCTGGACGAAGGCATGTCCGGCATTGATCCGCGCTATGTCATCAACCGGATTTCCAGTGCTTTGATTAAACAAAATCTTCAGTGCATTAACGCGCTGGACATCTTGCGGGCCATCAAGGACGGTTTGGATCAGCATGCTTCCATCACGAAGGAAGAGCGGGAGCGTTACCTGAATTACATCGCGCTGGCACGGAAGGAATATGACGAACTGGCGAAGAAAGAAGTGCAGAAGGCTTTCGTTTATTCTTTCGAGGAGTCGGCCAAGACGCTGTTCGAAAATTACTTGGACAATATCGAGGCCTTTTGCAACTGGACCAAAATTCGAGACCCGCTTACCGATGAGGAACTCGACCCGGATGAGCGCTTGATGCGTTCGATCGAGGAACAGATCGGCATTTCCGAAAATGCAAAAAAAGCGTTCAGGGAAGAAATTTTGATCCGCATTTCGGCGTATTCCCGCAAAAAACGCAAATTCGAGTATAACAGCCATGACCGGTTGCGCGAAGCCATCGAGAAAAAACTGTTTGCCGACCTTAAAGATATCGTCAAAATCACGACTTCGACCAAAACACCGGATGCGACTCAACTGAAGCGCATGAATGAGGTGATTAGCCGCCTCATTGATGAACACGGATATACGGCGGCCAGCGCCAACGATCTGCTTCGCTATGTGGGCAGTCTGTTGAATCGGTAA
- a CDS encoding DUF2161 family putative PD-(D/E)XK-type phosphodiesterase, protein MAVKYETDLYSPIKAYFEQRGFVVKAEVRHCDLVGIRSDLDEPLIVEMKKTFNLSLLLQGMQRLKLSPIVYLAVERNRNKRGAVNQRWGELTALCSQLGLGLMTVTFYKTKAPLIDVLCEPARRPEGSSTGAAPLSSRKGGIRRQRLMREFDGRSGDFNVGGSTGKPLVTAYREKALRVASALRIEGEASPAALAQLANVASAASILQKNYYGWFERIRRGKYGLTIKGIQALTEHAFMLEPLSSSDPESSMPDRDAVELLFEREGQEDVEKLERIAELVQTYIPRP, encoded by the coding sequence ATGGCAGTGAAATATGAAACGGATCTGTATTCGCCGATCAAGGCATATTTTGAACAACGCGGATTCGTGGTCAAAGCCGAGGTTAGGCACTGTGACCTGGTTGGCATTAGATCAGACTTGGATGAACCGCTGATCGTGGAAATGAAAAAAACGTTTAATCTGTCCCTGCTGCTGCAAGGGATGCAGCGATTGAAGCTAAGCCCCATCGTTTATCTGGCTGTGGAACGAAACCGGAACAAACGCGGCGCGGTGAATCAGCGTTGGGGGGAATTGACGGCACTCTGCAGCCAGCTTGGGCTCGGTCTGATGACCGTGACCTTTTACAAAACCAAAGCTCCGCTTATTGATGTATTGTGCGAGCCCGCGCGTCGGCCGGAAGGAAGTTCAACAGGGGCCGCGCCTTTGTCCAGCCGCAAGGGCGGCATCCGAAGACAACGGCTGATGCGGGAATTCGATGGACGCAGCGGGGACTTCAACGTCGGAGGCAGCACAGGCAAACCGCTCGTGACCGCATACAGGGAAAAGGCGTTGCGCGTGGCGTCGGCGCTGCGGATAGAAGGTGAAGCTTCTCCGGCAGCGTTGGCCCAATTGGCAAACGTGGCTTCTGCCGCATCCATTTTGCAAAAAAACTATTACGGCTGGTTTGAGCGAATACGGCGCGGTAAGTATGGACTTACCATTAAAGGCATTCAAGCATTGACGGAGCATGCGTTCATGCTGGAACCACTCTCTTCATCGGATCCGGAGTCAAGCATGCCCGATCGCGACGCCGTGGAACTGCTGTTCGAGCGGGAAGGACAGGAAGACGTGGAGAAACTTGAACGCATTGCCGAGCTTGTGCAAACCTATATCCCCCGTCCTTGA